In a genomic window of Natronospira bacteriovora:
- a CDS encoding tetratricopeptide repeat protein — MDRMLSGLILLLALVYSAAASAQHDHHDEAHVKDGESVGVVDFRPDCAADSAETFNRGLALKHHMMYQQARETFRDLVEKDPDCAMAHWGVAATWFQPLWPERPDADALATGREAIERARKAGPGGEREHALIDAVGAFFADEDMGYGDRIDAWASGMAEAYSNHPEDHDIAALYALSRLVLGMRADTETRHELHDEAEAILAGVWEEENQHPGAIHYAIHATDVDGRAENALAMVEAYSDIAPSVPHALHMPSHIYVRLGEWDQVIEWNRRSADAARDHEVDDAISFHYIHALDYLVYGYLQKGEVDRAQAVQKEAEAVERHQPGFAAAFHAAAIPARIAVERRDWEKAGALEPRQPDYLPWDGSFWPEGLSWYARGLGAIHAGNGEAAQEAEARLATLRDRAKEAGEENFAIFIEVDRKILAGWSEHEQGNADSAIRLMEAAAELEGTVDKNPITPGALYPPYEALGDLLLALDRPDEALAAYQAGDDIWPGRKNTLAGMQQAREQLAN; from the coding sequence ATGGACAGGATGCTCTCAGGACTCATTTTGCTACTGGCGCTTGTGTATTCAGCGGCCGCAAGCGCCCAGCACGATCATCACGACGAAGCGCATGTGAAGGACGGGGAATCGGTCGGGGTGGTGGATTTTCGGCCCGATTGCGCTGCGGATTCGGCCGAGACCTTCAACCGGGGCCTGGCCCTGAAACATCACATGATGTATCAACAGGCGCGCGAGACCTTCCGCGACCTGGTCGAGAAAGACCCGGACTGCGCCATGGCCCACTGGGGGGTGGCGGCCACCTGGTTCCAGCCCCTTTGGCCGGAACGCCCGGACGCGGATGCCCTGGCCACCGGCCGTGAAGCCATTGAACGGGCCCGCAAGGCCGGGCCTGGCGGTGAGCGGGAGCACGCCCTGATTGATGCGGTGGGCGCATTCTTTGCCGATGAAGACATGGGCTATGGCGATCGCATCGACGCCTGGGCCAGTGGCATGGCCGAGGCCTACTCGAACCACCCGGAGGATCATGACATCGCCGCCCTGTATGCCCTGTCCCGTCTGGTGCTGGGCATGCGGGCCGACACGGAGACCCGCCACGAACTGCATGATGAGGCCGAGGCCATTCTGGCCGGTGTCTGGGAAGAGGAGAACCAGCACCCCGGCGCCATCCACTACGCCATTCATGCCACTGACGTGGATGGGCGGGCCGAGAACGCCCTGGCCATGGTGGAGGCCTATTCGGACATCGCACCCAGCGTACCGCACGCCCTTCACATGCCGTCACATATCTATGTGCGGCTGGGCGAATGGGATCAGGTGATTGAATGGAACCGGCGCTCGGCCGATGCGGCCCGGGATCACGAGGTCGATGACGCCATCTCCTTTCATTACATCCACGCCCTCGATTATCTGGTCTATGGCTATCTGCAGAAGGGTGAAGTGGACCGGGCCCAGGCGGTGCAGAAAGAAGCCGAAGCGGTGGAACGCCACCAGCCAGGCTTTGCCGCCGCCTTTCATGCGGCGGCCATTCCGGCCCGCATCGCCGTGGAACGGCGGGACTGGGAAAAGGCCGGTGCATTGGAGCCTCGCCAGCCGGATTACCTGCCCTGGGACGGCAGTTTCTGGCCGGAGGGCCTGAGCTGGTACGCCCGTGGCCTGGGCGCCATTCATGCCGGTAATGGAGAGGCGGCTCAAGAGGCCGAGGCGCGCCTGGCCACCCTGCGGGACCGGGCAAAAGAGGCTGGCGAGGAGAACTTTGCCATCTTCATTGAAGTGGATCGCAAGATTCTTGCTGGCTGGAGCGAGCACGAGCAGGGCAACGCCGATTCGGCGATCCGCCTGATGGAAGCGGCCGCGGAGCTGGAAGGCACCGTGGACAAGAACCCGATTACCCCGGGGGCGCTGTACCCGCCCTATGAAGCCCTGGGTGATCTCCTGCTGGCCCTCGACCGCCCGGATGAGGCCCTGGCCGCCTACCAGGCGGGGGACGACATCTGGCCGGGCCGCAAGAACACCCTGGCCGGCATGCAGCAGGCCCGGGAACAACTGGCCAACTGA
- a CDS encoding DUF2200 domain-containing protein — translation MSRHPIFDMAFARVYPMYVQKAEKKGRSQAEVDEVTCWLTGYDEAGLRQQIDQGNSFEQFFAEAPALNPNASLIKGVVCGVRVESVEDPLMQKIRYLDKLVDELAKGKAMEKILRQ, via the coding sequence ATGTCCAGACACCCAATCTTCGATATGGCCTTTGCCAGGGTCTATCCCATGTATGTGCAGAAAGCGGAGAAGAAGGGGCGCAGCCAGGCGGAGGTCGACGAGGTGACCTGCTGGCTCACCGGCTACGATGAGGCCGGGCTTCGGCAGCAGATCGATCAGGGGAACAGCTTCGAGCAATTCTTCGCCGAAGCACCGGCCTTGAACCCCAATGCCTCCCTGATCAAGGGCGTGGTCTGCGGCGTGCGAGTGGAATCGGTGGAGGATCCCCTGATGCAGAAGATCCGCTATCTCGACAAGCTCGTGGATGAACTGGCCAAGGGCAAGGCCATGGAGAAGATATTGCGTCAGTAA
- a CDS encoding class I SAM-dependent methyltransferase translates to MIRSLLYDALIPRLTARWYGAVIDRLPAGCELLDVGIGTASALLANSERLREKRIRVTGVDIDAAYVERAQQRVATSSLADQVTVRLQSVYDHQGGPYDAVYFSASFMLLPDPEAALRHCLTLLKPAGRIYFTQTIQTRRSPFMERLKPMLKRISSIDFGGVTYEEDFKAQLQAAGLVLESFEELARRGRQAYCLAVARPAGAKEG, encoded by the coding sequence ATGATCCGAAGCCTGCTCTACGACGCCCTCATTCCGCGCCTGACCGCACGCTGGTATGGCGCGGTCATCGACCGCCTGCCTGCCGGCTGCGAGCTGCTGGATGTGGGGATTGGTACCGCCAGCGCCCTGCTGGCCAACAGCGAGCGGCTGCGCGAGAAACGCATCCGGGTCACTGGCGTGGACATTGATGCCGCCTATGTGGAGCGGGCGCAGCAACGTGTGGCCACATCATCGCTGGCCGATCAGGTGACGGTTCGTCTGCAGTCGGTCTACGACCACCAGGGCGGGCCTTATGACGCGGTCTATTTCTCGGCCAGCTTCATGCTGCTGCCCGACCCGGAGGCGGCCCTGCGCCATTGCCTGACCCTGCTGAAGCCGGCGGGGCGAATCTATTTCACCCAGACCATTCAGACCCGCCGCTCCCCCTTCATGGAGCGCCTGAAACCCATGCTGAAACGAATCTCCAGCATCGACTTCGGCGGTGTGACTTATGAAGAAGACTTCAAGGCCCAGCTGCAGGCCGCCGGCCTGGTTCTGGAAAGCTTTGAGGAACTGGCCCGGCGGGGCCGCCAGGCCTACTGCCTGGCCGTGGCCCGGCCAGCCGGCGCAAAGGAGGGATGA
- a CDS encoding HigA family addiction module antitoxin translates to MSMHNPPHPGEFILTVYMEPFGVSARKLADRLGVSPSTFSRLLRGDSGVSPEMALRLSRVIGRSPESWLAMQDAHDLWLARNQLDVEKLKPFDFEAA, encoded by the coding sequence ATGAGCATGCACAACCCTCCGCATCCCGGTGAGTTCATCCTCACGGTTTACATGGAGCCTTTCGGCGTCAGTGCTCGAAAGCTTGCCGATCGTCTGGGTGTATCACCGTCCACCTTTTCGCGTCTGCTGCGCGGTGATAGCGGTGTCAGCCCGGAAATGGCGTTGCGGCTTTCCCGGGTCATTGGCCGCTCACCGGAAAGCTGGCTTGCCATGCAGGATGCCCACGACCTTTGGCTGGCCCGTAATCAGCTCGACGTCGAAAAACTCAAGCCCTTCGATTTCGAAGCCGCATAA
- a CDS encoding alpha/beta hydrolase family protein translates to MKLSNLRCLVLAALLLPALAFAELPGTDLAFEAKGGQLSGTLFLPEGEGPFPVVVFLAGSGDESYRTGWEGERRSWFWPQLQEWFDEQRYAVYVFDKPGVGRSEGDWRKEDFEDRADNAIAAVRALSGRTELDPARIGLLGHSQGGWIAVSAAADHPDEVAFVISLAGPAIGVRQQIIEDTENRWRCEERRLPGLRRAGLAGSLSLIGTAGRVMPAGYLSRIVRYDPADDLARLQQPMLALFASNDIMVMPETNIPPLKAHFGKASGNDGLVIETIEGLDHFFRHGAFCLDGGRPQGFAPEFWEALAAPAFWQQLSHEAQ, encoded by the coding sequence GTGAAACTGTCCAATCTGCGGTGCCTGGTGCTGGCCGCCCTGCTTCTGCCGGCACTGGCCTTCGCCGAGCTGCCCGGGACTGATCTCGCCTTCGAGGCAAAAGGCGGGCAGCTGTCTGGAACCCTGTTCCTTCCCGAGGGCGAGGGCCCCTTCCCGGTGGTGGTCTTTCTGGCCGGCTCCGGTGATGAGAGTTACCGAACCGGCTGGGAAGGCGAACGCCGCTCCTGGTTCTGGCCGCAACTCCAGGAATGGTTCGATGAACAGCGCTACGCCGTGTACGTCTTCGACAAGCCCGGCGTGGGTCGGTCAGAAGGCGATTGGCGCAAGGAGGATTTCGAGGATCGGGCCGACAATGCCATCGCGGCGGTTCGCGCGCTGAGCGGCCGGACCGAGCTCGACCCGGCTCGCATCGGATTGCTGGGCCACAGCCAGGGGGGATGGATTGCCGTCAGTGCCGCGGCTGACCATCCCGATGAGGTGGCCTTCGTGATCAGTCTGGCCGGCCCCGCCATCGGTGTGCGCCAGCAGATCATCGAGGACACGGAAAACCGCTGGCGCTGTGAGGAGCGTCGCCTGCCGGGCCTGCGGCGAGCGGGACTGGCCGGCAGCCTGTCCCTGATCGGTACCGCTGGCCGCGTCATGCCGGCGGGTTATCTGTCCCGCATCGTGCGCTACGACCCCGCCGACGATCTGGCCCGCCTGCAGCAGCCCATGCTCGCCCTGTTTGCAAGCAACGACATCATGGTCATGCCCGAGACCAATATCCCGCCCCTCAAGGCGCACTTCGGCAAGGCCAGCGGCAACGACGGCCTGGTGATCGAGACCATCGAGGGCCTGGACCACTTCTTCCGCCACGGCGCCTTCTGCCTGGACGGCGGACGGCCCCAGGGCTTCGCCCCGGAATTCTGGGAAGCCCTGGCCGCCCCGGCCTTCTGGCAGCAACTGTCACACGAGGCGCAGTAA
- a CDS encoding type II toxin-antitoxin system RelE/ParE family toxin, whose translation MIKSFRHKGLKRFYSTGSMAGIQSAHAQRLRMQLAALDTAMQIEDIDIPGFGLHPLKGKQKGRWSIRVSGNWRLTFEFRDGHAYILDYEDYH comes from the coding sequence ATGATCAAATCATTCCGCCACAAGGGACTGAAGCGGTTCTATTCGACAGGCAGTATGGCAGGGATTCAATCCGCCCACGCTCAGCGCTTGCGTATGCAGCTGGCGGCATTGGATACAGCCATGCAGATTGAAGACATCGATATTCCGGGTTTTGGGCTGCACCCGCTTAAGGGCAAGCAGAAGGGCAGGTGGTCGATTCGAGTTAGCGGTAACTGGCGTTTGACCTTCGAGTTCCGAGACGGACACGCCTACATTCTTGACTATGAGGATTATCACTGA
- a CDS encoding DUF6644 family protein: protein MLTALLLWLGETAMASALRQSTIAYPLASSAHITGLGLLVGGIITLDLRILGAIRRGRLSELAPLLSRVAAGGLLLAVTTGVLLFSVQPSHYLDNSAFLIKLGLVALAVLNALVVHQLPQWKAMLAGAPVARTLKITAVLSLLLWLSALIAGRWIAFL, encoded by the coding sequence ATGCTGACGGCACTGCTGCTGTGGCTGGGTGAGACCGCCATGGCCTCGGCACTGCGTCAGTCCACCATTGCCTATCCACTGGCCAGCTCGGCCCATATCACCGGATTGGGCCTGCTGGTCGGTGGCATTATCACGCTGGATCTTCGAATACTGGGGGCGATCCGGCGTGGCCGGCTCAGTGAGCTGGCACCCCTGCTCAGCCGGGTGGCGGCAGGTGGCCTGCTACTGGCCGTGACCACCGGCGTACTGCTGTTCAGCGTGCAGCCTTCCCACTACCTGGATAACAGCGCCTTTTTGATCAAGCTGGGCCTGGTGGCCCTGGCCGTCCTGAATGCCCTGGTGGTGCACCAGCTGCCCCAGTGGAAGGCCATGCTGGCGGGGGCGCCGGTTGCCCGCACACTGAAGATCACCGCCGTGCTGTCACTTCTGCTCTGGCTGTCGGCCCTGATTGCCGGGCGCTGGATCGCTTTCCTGTAG
- a CDS encoding hotdog fold domain-containing protein has protein sequence MSQQSSTLITWQKFSRRWGGQWLFSRVVSHSAPYFATIRPRITALEPGLCEVRMKKRRKVQNHIGTVHAIAICNLAELAAGVMTDATIPPSHRWIPKGMTVEYLKKAATDLVGRAELDLVPAFDEARDLAVPVSVRDSNGEEVVRATITMWVTPRK, from the coding sequence ATGAGTCAGCAGAGCAGCACCCTGATCACCTGGCAGAAATTCAGCCGCCGCTGGGGCGGCCAGTGGTTGTTTTCCCGAGTGGTGTCCCATAGTGCGCCGTATTTTGCCACCATTCGCCCGCGCATCACGGCGCTGGAGCCGGGCCTGTGCGAAGTGCGCATGAAAAAGCGGCGCAAGGTGCAGAACCACATCGGCACCGTGCATGCCATTGCCATCTGCAACCTGGCGGAGCTGGCCGCCGGCGTCATGACCGACGCCACCATCCCGCCCAGCCATCGCTGGATTCCCAAGGGCATGACGGTCGAATACCTGAAGAAGGCCGCCACCGATCTGGTCGGCCGTGCCGAGCTGGATCTGGTTCCGGCCTTCGATGAGGCCCGCGACCTGGCCGTCCCCGTCAGTGTGCGCGACAGCAATGGCGAGGAAGTGGTCCGGGCCACCATCACCATGTGGGTCACGCCAAGGAAGTGA
- a CDS encoding PepSY-associated TM helix domain-containing protein, translating into MRLLYRVHLWVALSLGALFVLIGLSGCLLVYQSTLDRWLNPDLLRAGTASGTAVSATEALASVEALTGESEVVSFLSLPAASRDVYRFYVGTPERTFDRLVTVDPASGRALGERPVGEGIMRFVHVLHFRLHLGRSGQTLIGFTGLFLLFSMITGSLLWWRRRHLRLRQQPLHHGLGVYAGLPLLVVVVTGVMLALPQYTRPAVERFSPLSGLGLGHQSTVPEGNHSATDIGLSGAMSLARLHMPDGVTGSVGLPRSPEGIYRISMREADPAGWLAGSGHLVLDRYSGEILERRHWSQTSGGDRFMAWLRPLHDGRALGQPGRLLVATLGMLPLLLYVTGIRLWLRRRQSA; encoded by the coding sequence ATGCGGCTGCTGTATCGGGTGCACCTGTGGGTGGCGCTCTCCCTGGGTGCGCTGTTCGTGCTGATTGGCCTTAGCGGCTGCCTGCTGGTGTACCAGTCCACACTGGATCGCTGGCTGAACCCGGATCTGCTGCGCGCCGGGACGGCCAGCGGCACAGCCGTATCGGCCACTGAAGCCCTGGCTTCCGTCGAGGCACTCACCGGGGAATCGGAAGTGGTTTCCTTTCTTTCCCTGCCCGCCGCTTCCCGGGATGTCTATCGTTTCTATGTGGGCACCCCGGAACGCACGTTCGATCGACTGGTGACCGTGGACCCCGCTTCGGGACGGGCCCTGGGTGAACGACCGGTGGGCGAAGGCATCATGCGTTTCGTGCATGTACTTCATTTCCGCCTGCACCTGGGGCGTTCCGGGCAGACCCTCATCGGCTTCACCGGCCTTTTCCTGCTGTTCTCCATGATCACGGGGAGTCTGCTGTGGTGGCGCCGCCGGCACCTTCGGCTTCGGCAGCAACCACTGCATCATGGGCTGGGTGTCTATGCCGGCCTGCCTTTGCTTGTGGTGGTGGTGACAGGGGTGATGCTGGCCCTGCCCCAGTACACGCGACCCGCCGTGGAACGGTTCTCACCCCTTTCCGGTCTAGGACTGGGCCACCAGTCGACGGTCCCGGAGGGGAACCATTCGGCCACCGACATCGGTTTGAGCGGGGCCATGTCGCTGGCCCGCCTTCACATGCCGGATGGCGTGACAGGCAGCGTCGGTCTGCCACGAAGCCCGGAGGGCATCTACCGCATCAGCATGCGGGAAGCCGATCCAGCCGGATGGCTGGCGGGCAGCGGCCATCTGGTCCTGGATCGCTACAGCGGCGAGATACTGGAGCGGCGACACTGGTCACAGACCAGTGGCGGGGACCGGTTCATGGCCTGGCTGCGCCCCCTGCACGATGGCCGCGCGCTGGGCCAGCCGGGACGGCTACTGGTCGCCACCTTGGGAATGCTGCCCCTGTTGCTGTATGTCACCGGTATCCGCTTGTGGTTGAGACGTCGCCAATCGGCATGA
- a CDS encoding Crp/Fnr family transcriptional regulator: MDKKAIRKLIESQRFFADLDSDWLDFLAEHAVSRKVSRDEVIFRHGNKADSFYLVTDGRISLEVAAIEGPPLELQNLGEGAIIGWSWLIPPYQWHFQARALEDANVIRFDGDVIFKRCEEDPDFGYDMLKRFAGLMSERVSSAREKMMQEWNPPGFA, translated from the coding sequence ATGGACAAGAAAGCCATTCGCAAACTGATCGAATCCCAGCGTTTCTTCGCTGACCTGGACAGCGACTGGCTGGATTTTCTCGCCGAGCATGCCGTCAGCCGGAAGGTGAGCCGGGACGAGGTGATCTTCCGTCACGGCAACAAGGCGGACAGCTTCTATCTGGTCACCGACGGGCGCATTAGCCTGGAAGTGGCCGCCATTGAGGGGCCTCCGCTGGAGCTGCAGAACCTCGGTGAGGGCGCCATCATCGGTTGGTCCTGGCTGATTCCGCCCTACCAGTGGCATTTCCAGGCCCGCGCCCTGGAAGATGCCAATGTGATCCGCTTCGACGGCGATGTCATTTTCAAGCGCTGCGAGGAAGACCCGGATTTCGGCTATGACATGCTCAAGCGTTTCGCCGGCCTGATGTCCGAACGCGTCAGCTCCGCCCGCGAGAAGATGATGCAGGAGTGGAACCCGCCAGGGTTTGCTTGA
- a CDS encoding Xaa-Pro dipeptidase → MSRLPVVVTTLFLLFSALPACAESDRAQGDAEAAEHFIHAGHMLDTATGSVLDDQLIGIANGRVVSVAPRGDSRVPEGVRVIDLADHFVLPGLTDAHVHLTSDATIQGHTRLGRGSHRAALFGVRAARDTLAAGFTTVRNVGAPNFADLALRDAIEAGDFPGPRMRVAGKSLGMTGGHCDNNLLPPEFGHRSGGVADGPWAVREQVRKNLKYGADTIKFCATGGVMSKGTATGARQYTLEEMQAIVEEAHALGMRVAAHAHGDAGIELAIRAGVDSVEHASLISPASIALAREYGTALVMDVYVSDYILGMGEEIGILEESLEKEREVGQTQRDNLRRAHEAGVRIVFGSDAGVYPHGQNGKQFERMVDAGMTPLETIQAATIHAAELLDWAEDIGRIAPGFHADIIAVSGNPLEDVTKLESVAFVMKGGVEHKVPDAKKLSPANNKNRH, encoded by the coding sequence ATGTCGCGCCTGCCTGTTGTCGTGACCACCCTGTTCCTGCTCTTTTCCGCCCTGCCCGCCTGTGCCGAGAGTGATCGGGCCCAGGGTGATGCCGAAGCGGCGGAGCATTTCATTCACGCCGGCCACATGCTGGACACGGCCACTGGCTCGGTTCTTGACGACCAACTGATCGGCATAGCCAATGGCCGGGTGGTCTCGGTGGCCCCGCGGGGGGACAGCAGGGTGCCCGAGGGAGTCCGCGTTATCGATCTTGCCGATCACTTCGTCCTGCCGGGCCTGACCGATGCCCATGTTCATCTCACTTCCGACGCCACCATCCAGGGGCATACGCGCCTGGGCCGCGGCAGCCACCGGGCTGCCCTGTTTGGCGTGCGGGCAGCCCGGGACACCCTGGCGGCGGGATTTACCACGGTACGCAATGTGGGCGCGCCGAACTTTGCCGATCTGGCCCTGCGTGACGCCATCGAGGCCGGTGATTTTCCCGGCCCGCGCATGCGGGTGGCGGGTAAGTCCCTGGGCATGACCGGCGGGCATTGTGACAACAACCTTCTGCCACCGGAGTTCGGGCACCGCAGCGGCGGCGTGGCCGATGGCCCCTGGGCGGTGCGTGAACAGGTGCGCAAGAATCTCAAGTACGGCGCCGACACCATCAAGTTCTGCGCCACGGGCGGGGTCATGTCCAAGGGCACGGCCACTGGCGCACGGCAATACACCCTGGAAGAAATGCAGGCCATCGTGGAAGAAGCCCACGCCCTGGGCATGCGGGTGGCGGCCCATGCCCACGGAGATGCCGGCATCGAACTGGCCATCCGGGCAGGGGTGGACTCGGTGGAGCATGCCAGCCTGATCTCCCCCGCCAGCATCGCCCTGGCACGCGAATACGGTACGGCGCTGGTCATGGATGTCTATGTCTCCGACTACATCCTCGGCATGGGCGAGGAAATCGGCATTCTGGAAGAGTCGCTGGAAAAGGAACGGGAGGTGGGCCAGACCCAGCGGGACAACCTGCGCCGGGCCCATGAGGCCGGGGTGCGGATTGTCTTCGGCAGCGACGCCGGGGTCTATCCCCACGGCCAGAACGGCAAGCAGTTTGAGCGCATGGTGGACGCCGGCATGACACCCCTGGAGACCATCCAGGCCGCCACCATCCACGCCGCCGAACTGCTGGACTGGGCCGAGGACATTGGCCGCATTGCGCCGGGCTTTCATGCCGACATCATCGCCGTGTCAGGCAACCCCCTGGAGGATGTCACCAAGCTGGAATCGGTGGCTTTTGTCATGAAGGGCGGTGTCGAGCACAAGGTTCCGGATGCGAAGAAGCTGTCACCGGCTAACAACAAGAACCGCCACTGA
- the katG gene encoding catalase/peroxidase HPI, translated as MAANRKDNGKCPVMHGAQTRKGGRGTTNEQWWPEQLNLSILHQHTPESDPMGADFNYAEEFKKLDLKALKKDLEDLMTNSQDWWPADYGHYGPLMIRMAWHAAGTYRTADGRGGASTGNQRFAPINSWPDNGNLDKARRLLWPIKEKYGNKISWADLYILAGNVAIESMGLKTFGFGGGREDIWAPEEDIYWGAEDEWLDSKRYSGDRELENPLAAVQMGLIYVNPEGPDGNPDPLASAKDVRETFARMAMNDYETVALTAGGHTFGKTHGAGDPSHVGPEPEAAPLEQMGLGWISDFKSGKGRDTITSGLEGAWTPTPTTWDMSYFDVLFGYEWEVVKSPAGANQWVPKGLADKDHAPDAEDASQKVGIMMTTADMAMREDPEYRKISEHFHKNPDEFADAFARAWFKLTHRDMGPKVRYLGPEVPAEDLIWQDPVPAVDHDLIDDKDIKALKKEILDSGLSISELVKTAWGSASTFRNSDKRGGANGARIRLAPQKDWEANEPAQLKKVLGKLEEIQKAFNDGASGNKKVSLADLIVLGGNAAVEAAAKKAGHSVEVPFHPGRTDATEEQTDAESFEPMEPEADGFRNFLKKRYTVPAEEMMLDRAQLLTLTAPEMTVLVGGMRVLDANVGGSKHGVLTDRPGELSNDFFVNIVDMATEWRPVSDDNEEFEGIDRKSGKKKWTGTRVDLVFGSNSQLRAISEAYAQSDAKEKFVKDFVKAWNKVMNADRFDLKQ; from the coding sequence ATGGCCGCAAACAGGAAAGACAACGGAAAATGCCCTGTCATGCACGGAGCACAGACCCGTAAGGGTGGTCGAGGCACCACCAATGAGCAGTGGTGGCCGGAGCAGTTGAATCTGTCCATCCTGCATCAACACACTCCCGAATCCGACCCGATGGGTGCGGATTTCAATTACGCCGAAGAATTCAAGAAGCTTGACCTCAAGGCCCTGAAAAAGGATCTCGAGGATCTGATGACCAATTCCCAGGACTGGTGGCCGGCCGATTACGGTCATTATGGTCCGCTCATGATTCGCATGGCCTGGCACGCCGCCGGCACCTATCGAACCGCGGACGGCCGCGGGGGCGCCTCGACCGGTAACCAGCGCTTCGCCCCCATCAACAGCTGGCCGGACAACGGTAACCTGGACAAGGCCCGCCGTCTTCTGTGGCCGATCAAGGAGAAGTACGGCAACAAGATCTCCTGGGCCGACCTGTACATTCTGGCCGGTAATGTGGCCATCGAATCCATGGGTCTGAAGACCTTTGGCTTTGGTGGCGGCCGCGAAGACATCTGGGCCCCGGAGGAAGACATCTACTGGGGTGCCGAGGATGAGTGGCTCGACAGCAAGCGGTACAGTGGTGACCGTGAGCTGGAGAACCCCCTGGCTGCCGTACAGATGGGTCTGATCTATGTGAACCCTGAAGGCCCGGATGGAAATCCCGACCCTCTGGCCTCAGCGAAGGATGTTCGTGAAACCTTCGCCCGCATGGCCATGAATGATTACGAAACCGTTGCCCTGACGGCCGGTGGTCACACCTTCGGCAAGACCCATGGTGCCGGCGATCCGTCCCATGTGGGGCCTGAGCCGGAAGCGGCCCCACTGGAGCAGATGGGCCTGGGGTGGATCAGTGATTTCAAGAGCGGCAAGGGCCGCGACACCATCACCAGTGGCCTGGAAGGGGCCTGGACCCCCACCCCCACCACCTGGGACATGAGCTACTTCGATGTGCTCTTCGGCTACGAGTGGGAAGTGGTCAAGAGCCCGGCCGGTGCCAATCAATGGGTACCCAAAGGCCTCGCGGACAAGGATCACGCGCCGGATGCCGAGGATGCCTCGCAGAAGGTGGGCATCATGATGACCACCGCTGATATGGCCATGCGCGAAGACCCGGAGTACCGCAAGATCTCCGAGCACTTCCACAAGAACCCGGACGAGTTCGCGGATGCCTTTGCCCGTGCCTGGTTCAAGCTGACCCACCGCGACATGGGCCCGAAGGTGCGTTATCTGGGGCCGGAGGTTCCGGCAGAAGATCTGATCTGGCAGGACCCGGTACCGGCCGTTGATCATGATCTGATCGACGACAAGGACATCAAAGCCCTGAAGAAGGAGATTCTGGACTCCGGGCTGTCGATTTCCGAGCTGGTCAAGACGGCCTGGGGCTCGGCCTCCACCTTCCGCAATTCAGACAAACGCGGTGGCGCCAACGGGGCGCGCATTCGTCTGGCACCGCAGAAGGATTGGGAAGCCAATGAGCCGGCCCAGCTCAAGAAGGTGCTGGGCAAGCTGGAAGAGATCCAGAAGGCCTTCAATGACGGCGCCTCGGGCAATAAGAAGGTATCCCTGGCGGATCTCATCGTGCTGGGTGGTAATGCTGCCGTTGAAGCGGCTGCCAAGAAAGCGGGCCACAGTGTGGAAGTACCCTTCCACCCGGGACGCACTGATGCCACGGAAGAGCAGACGGATGCGGAATCCTTCGAGCCGATGGAGCCGGAAGCGGATGGCTTCCGCAACTTCCTCAAGAAGCGTTACACCGTGCCCGCGGAAGAAATGATGCTCGACCGGGCACAGCTTCTGACCCTGACCGCGCCGGAGATGACGGTATTGGTTGGGGGTATGCGTGTACTGGATGCCAATGTGGGTGGCTCGAAGCATGGTGTCCTCACCGACCGGCCTGGTGAGCTGAGCAATGACTTCTTCGTCAACATCGTGGACATGGCCACAGAATGGCGGCCCGTCTCCGATGACAACGAGGAATTCGAGGGCATTGACCGCAAGAGCGGGAAGAAGAAATGGACCGGGACTCGCGTGGACCTGGTCTTCGGCTCCAACTCCCAGCTCCGTGCGATTTCCGAAGCCTATGCCCAGAGCGATGCCAAAGAGAAGTTCGTCAAGGACTTCGTCAAGGCCTGGAACAAGGTAATGAACGCGGATCGTTTCGATCTGAAGCAGTAA